One Eurosta solidaginis isolate ZX-2024a chromosome 1, ASM4086904v1, whole genome shotgun sequence genomic window, catacttaagttgcatatatcttcaacacgtatgagaagggtttgaaaaatcactttatttgctgaactatacaatagcgtcggaaatgttaattttgattttcacacttcatcattcaacacccaagtctcccggtttgacatttcctaaagttggtggccctatccccaactagtcccttgtagcgaatcacattggatatagcctatcaaccatgtttaaatatgaccaacacgtgacggctcctgttacaaatgtgaaaacgtaggcacattttttaaccaggttcgGACTTGTCCTTCGAAAGAACACTCAAAgcggtgaagcaaaagctttctcaagaccgtggaacaaatgaccgggtgttctactagcctaacgtaggggataatcgaactagtctgaaaactgaaggcggttatccataatgagctgttatatcataaggccggaaacgaagactattgaagtcaatgtatccaacgcaaacgtctgcaaatattggtctacattttaaaagttgtttccacggtccttgtaaagtttaaattatgtagatgcgccaaggattatacgattttcacccatgagttacgcaatgacatccacttagaccgTTTATGATTTCGAGAGCGGTATCCTTGGCCgcatagttactccctaacgtttcaaggtgtttttttggATGTAGTTCGGaagcatagcgcaacaaaagcatccgtcagaaagtctgcGCAGCTACACCTAGAGGATCAAAAAAAGCCAGCATTGAtggtaatcgttaaaactgtgccacgagagtcatgactattagtagataattgatagcaccCATAAGTcgtctttgtgcgtgaccagcatgtagccccAAATGATTTAAGGAAATCTtgccgacgacgggtattagagttagcccagaacatctccttcggtgaaactacgctacaaaactgtgaccattttaagtatttctccctctctccgcaaggagctactcctgaaattttctgaacgatacgcgagattttgaggaaaaaaccgcggatctttccgaattGGCCGAaacgatttccttaaatacatataaacaaaacctttccaaatattttttttaaatttttgccttacaagcctcccagatactaaTCCCCAAGTTAATGCCATTGTTCCAGATCGTTAAatataccattgacgtcagcagtatgtttccatattcattagttggggacaatgtgatactctgaagtccagccattcaattaagaggtttacgccgatcactttgtcggcgcgccggtcacgccgccgccgctggtatataatagagcctacgccgattacgtgaccggcgtaaacctctagtttaTGGAACGGGTGCAGTGGAAATAAGGTTTTACAAAACATCTGGCTGACAATGCTTAATTGAAGCGTGGCTTGAGGTTAATTATTGAAATGTTTCacaaattttatatgaaatagcTCATAAACGTGATGTCACGGTTCTCGTTACAAGGTTAGTTATTCAAGCTGGGATAACCGTTGGCCTACAACTCGTTGTTGGCTGGTCGTGTAGTTGTTGGTAGAAAAGCACTTCGCCTTAGTTAGTTCGTAATAAGAAATGACCTTAAGATATACAATATAGAGTAAAAACCCACTTTCTTCACTGAGGCCGAAGAAAAATTAAGAGCCGTTGgtacaaaaacagaaaaaataccaCCTAGAAGGATTTCTAGAAACACAGACCGGCATAAATTCAATATATGGTTAGAGTTATAAATGTCTCGCATAAACATTAGAAGAGGCACGAATTGTTTGGAGCAGTTAGACAAAGTTAATAACTTCAAAAAGGTAGTGAAGGACCGCTTTACGGCTAGGTGTTATAAATCAAATGATTCAAACTAACAAACAACAAAAACGCACCTGCTAGTCAGAAACTTTCAAGAATGGGAAAACTCTGCGTAAGCTCTTTTCCAAACCTAGACACACTTATCAGTGGGAGGAGTACATGAGACAGCTAAAAGTATACAACAAGAAAATCCAAAAGGAAAAAGTTAAGGATATTTTGAGGTGGCATTTCGCGAACGCTAAGCAGCAAGGCTTCACAAAATCCAGCCAAGGAGCCTTGGTGAAAGAGCTGTTAAAATTTAGCACTacgaaagaaaaagaaaggagcAAAGGCCCTCGAGCTGGAGACCCAATTTACAAGGAACTATTTTCTCATAGTCAGTCATCcaatgttgttggtgttgttgtagcgattaggttactccccgaaggctttggggagtgctatcgatgtgatggttgtttgtcggatacagatccgatacgctccggtaacacagcaccattgaggtgctggcccgaccatctcgggaacgatttatatagacacattgaaccttcaggccatccctccctccccacccccaagttccatgaggagcttggggtcgccagagcctcgtctgttagtgaaacgggattcgccgctcgaaggtgaggttgacaattgggttggagaagctatatgttgcgctacacaaccccttgaatccctcagTCATCCAATCGTAATGGACAGTAGAATCCTTTGAATTTCTTTAACTTCCACGGAAGTTACATATTTCGCAGGCTGTTCAAATCGAAGAAAGGAACGTATCCCACATCTGACGAAGATTATGAAGAACAATTAAACGCTGGACTATTTCCCGACAGTTATGAGATAAGCAATTTGTATACCTACAAGAAAGAAAAAAGAACTTAGTGCCAAAGTCCTTGGGCCAATAAGAGCTCTGTCGGCCAGAAATCAAAAGAGAAAACTATTAGCACTAAGAGATAAATACTTTATAGATTCAGAGCAGGCAGGTTGACTGATTCTGCATTGTACCAGCCACCATTGctgttgttgtatcgataaggctttagggagtgttatcgatgtaatggccctttgccggatacagatccggtacgctccggtaacacagcaccattaaggtgctagcccgaccatctcgagaacgatttatttcgccacactaaaccttcaggccaaccctccctccccacccccaagttccatgaggagctcgccagagcctcgtctgttagtggaacaaaattcgccgcggataggtgaggttgacaattgggtttggagaagctatatattgcgctggcaacctgaagggttgcgctacacagcccttgaatctggtattttagtcgcctcttacgacaggcacacctaccgcgggtatattctgaccccctaacaaGCTGGGGTTTAGTGGTAATTTAGTGTTTTACGTCTTACTAGATCTAGATGGGTCGTTGTACAATCCTGAACTCACCGGTTTACGTTGATCACTCGTAATAGGGGctcgtatgttgttgttgttgtagcgataaggttgctccccgaaggctttggggagagtTATCCATGTGATGgcccttttccggatacagatccggtacgctccggtaccacagcaccattaaggtgctagcccgaccatctcgggaacgatttatgtggccacattaaaccttcaggccattccctccctccccacccccaagttctatgaggagctcgaggtcgccagagcctcgtctgttagtgaaacaggattcgccgcggataggtgagtttgataaatgggtttggagaagcgttatattgcgctgtcaacctgaagggttgcgctacacagctccttgcacctggtattttagtcgcctcttacgacaggcatacctatcgcgggtatattctgatcccctaacccgctggggcccttatcgtgtgttacgattcgtatcgAAATCAAATTTACACTCAAACATTAAATCAAAATAGCTCTGAAATCATGAGTCCGAATAACGGCATATGTGAACTAGAGACTTTACATACTAGTTGGATATATAATTTATCATAATTTGTGTATATAGTTTGGCAGTTTAATATTGAGTGAAGATTGGATTGCGATACGAATCGTAACGCACGATATGTGCCCAGGttgtaaaaataaaacaagtttctAATGCGCACACATTTTTAGAAACTACAAAAACTGAAGATCACAATAAGAAGCCCACAAGAAATAGAATTATTCCCTCCACTGTAGAGATTTACGGTGGGTGAACTCTTGCACATACTAACACCGGGAAtcgatgttattgttgttgttttaacgatcAGGACACTCCCcgatcaatttttgtttttggttttggcTATAGTttggcggatatagatccggtacgttacaAGTAACTGGTAACACTAATATACTAGGCCGAATGTTTTGGAGACTATTTGACGCCAGAGTTAACAAGTCCACTCCGCTGAGACATTACAGACTCTGCGTCCATATGCGTAAATAGGCATTTGGTGAGGCGTTTGTGCCGCTTTTGTGAAAATGGAAACGGTTTTTAAACACACCAACCAACTTGAGTCAACACTAATTCCCGACTTTTTAAGAGAGATCAGCATCGGTATAGCGCTCTGAAGAAATGAGgatataattatatatttgttCTAATCAGCTAACCTAATAGACTTACTCACAATTGCCATAGTAAATGTGGTAGCTTACCTGAATCTTGAGTTGCTAATGGCTGCGACTTCCATATGAATAGGTTTTTTGTTGACTTAGCCGCATAAACGTTATAATAATTGCAGTATCGCCCGCCGTATATGAAGCGATTTCCGCTTTCAGCTTTTACTCACTTTTCGAATGGCATTTACGCATATAAACATTAACTTCCTGTAATTTCTATACAGATAGCTATTTTTGCAGTATAATTGAAATGTTTAGTTATGCTAATTAATGCAGTAATAATAATCCAAACAGCCGTATGACCAAACCGACGTAATATGTTTTTCTTTTGTGTTCGAAGACTCGTTCATTCACTtctcatataatttttttagtaTGAATTTTATTCCAAGactaataaattaataaatcttTGCCATTTAACCAGCTAATTCACGCTTTCCAACATAAAATGCCCTTTTTACTTCTTTGCTTGCAAGTAAGATCCTCATTACCTATCGCATTCGTTAAAAAGGCAGTTGTCCTTGAGCTTTGTTATACTTACAAggatagatatgtatgtatgtttgtagcaAAGAATGtcttttacttaatataaaaATAGGTATGTAATCTTCATTCAAAATTCACTATACAAAGCAGGTGGGCGCAGGTGTCGGTATATTAACGAGGAACTATTCCTAAGAAAACTCATTGCTATCTTAAAAATAGGCCTCGCACACAAACATTCAGATAAAACTTTCGAGTGTTAATTTAAATTTCACTTAAAGCCCTCTTATCAGAATTTTGCCTTGTTGTGATATTAGTAGTGTTGGTGCCAGCGCCTATTCACACTCTTCTGTCCCACTTGCCTTCACTGGGGTATGCAGCCAGCTACAAATATTGGAGGTGTTCGGTGTATTAACGCTTTGCTTGCATGTTTTGTTGTTGGAAGATTAAATGAAATGCATTAAATGCAAGTGGTAGCCTTACAGATTGCTCTTGAGATGTAAACTAATATAAAATTCCAATAATTGGCACTCAAGTTTTGTCCGCCCacaaattttacttttgcttTGCCCAAAATTTTAGATTTGCTTAGAGCTTTTACAAAACTGCACTTTCACCTTAAAATTGAAATGTACCTTCAAACTGTTTAGTTACACAAAATTCacacatattttttaaatattcggaAGTAGCTATAGGTATTCCAATTAATTTTTTAACTAAATCTTTTTTAATCATCTGCCATCAGGGACAAAACACGCACTTTTTTTCGTCAACCATTTTTTCTGCAACGAGcacaaaacaaattatttttgttttgaactCTCTTCGCTGTAAATAAATGACAGTTTGAGCAGCGATCCAGCAGAGCGCAGCGAAACCGAACAGAGCTGCCAGCTCATTGGttacaaaaataattaaatatggGTATATAAGTTGATAAAATTGCGATTTTTCAaagcccgatagatgtactattgtgaatgacagcagagttttgtttacaaatttttgtgaatctatacgaaacagatagcaaaacaaaatgtAAATACACTGcgctgtaagtacttgacatactaaaagtaaaaaaaaagtttaataaacaaaattgatttcagagtatgtcttaacagaaacagaagacagtttgcgcgcccgtaaaaataggtcatccatcccaaatattttgaaggtttgtgccactttaaggtttcttgcccaggatgttgcaacagagtgttgggaatgaggctttagTTGGATTATTTTcggattatgtaataattttatatttacttttatttaaatagctcccaacgtatcgtggaaaaatttatcaacgatagctagcgtagaaaattgaacagcttatgcgatagttagcgtatggcaataccccGATAAACGATGAACGCTAACGATCGGgattcacacgctagaatttatttcataatacggtagaaCAAATTGGAAgtgtttatcgtgtatcgtatgagttcataataggggtttATTATGTCTTAACAGAAGTAGAAGGCAGTTTGTGCGCCCGTAAAAACAggtcatccatcccaaatattttgatatTTGCAACATAGTGTTGGGAATGAAGCTTTAGTTAGAttcttttggttttttaattttataagtacttttatttaaatagctcccaacgtatcgtgcaaaaatttatcaacgtAGCTTGAAAATTGAACAGCTGATGCGATAgctagcgtatggcaataccacgatagacgataaacgccaACGATCGGGTTTCACGAtcgggacgaatacaaatcctatacagacaaccgctttgctgccctccctatcccaactgatgcccgccaaggggagcgtgctttccgcaaggtcattgaattggCCTCGGCTCGTTTAATTCCCGCCGGTAGAAAGCCTAGGGaaatagggtttcaaatatttagcacatgtcttcaacctgtctctttccacctttgtcatacccgaaaaatggataatggccaaggtggtcccgctaataaagcctgggaaaccagctaacataggagagtcctatcgccagtagccaagacgcttgaagccattttgctcccccactccaaagcaaatttgcagctagcctataatcagcatggctttagaaaaccgtatagcaccaccaccgcgctaaatgccattatcacCCAGATTAATTGTGGTCTAAACAAAGAtgatatatctatcctctttgcttttATCATATTTTCATCGTTTTACAACATTGAACATGTGGCGAATTTCACAGCTGTTTGTAAAATGTCATCTATTTGTCACTATATGTCACTGTTGGTAATCGATTCACGTCTTACGCAATGTCAACCAGCAGGTaaattaactttttaatgtttattttgcattagatatatattaatattttgaaaTGGTAGATTGTtttgaaatcataaaaaagtaCGAGAAGCAATAACATTGTGCAAGTGCATTGGAGCAGCAGTATATAAAACCAATAAGCGTATGACCGTCAACGAAGTAGAAATCATTTAAAAATGCTGAGAAAAATTCTTGTAACACCACCAACAGCTCTGTTGTTTGCTGCTGCCCCCGTTAAACAGACGGACGTGAAACAAGACGGAAACGTGGTAGATAGTTCCAAGTTCATATGCAAACCCAGTGATTTGCCACTTTATCAATCATTGCATGAGCAGAACAGGTAGTTTTAACATGCCATAACATGACCTTGCAGTTtgtcaaatatattttttcacaCTTGGATAGAACCAAAGACGAACCTCATACCCAGCAAGACTCTGCCGTGCGTCAAACTGTCGAAGGTGGCGTGCGTGTTGTGCGTACTCAACTTGAAGATGGATTCAATATATTTGCTGAACAAAAAGCTCAACTGGATCACTACATAGATACAGCCAAGGCGCATACACAATCCACTATTGATTATTTGAATGAACCTCAAAATGTGTTACCTCGTAGCGGCGCGATAGCTGTTGGTGGCTTATCCGGTTTCATTTTTGCAGCGCGTGGTGGTTTTATCAAAAAAGTACTCTACACAGCAATTGGTGCTGGTGCTGTAGCGTCATTGTGCTATCCAAGAGAAGCGGAGGTAGCTGCACGTGATGCACTTGTGCAGGCACGTAAAGGATATGTTATCGCATATAATTTTGTTAAAGGTGTAAAACCAGGCGATGAAGTTACTCCAGAACCGCTTAGCAAATTTCCGACAAGCATGCGTGACTTGAAATATCTATTTCTAGACTTGTATGATGAAGCAAAAGAAGCATTATTTGGCAAAAAGCAGTAAACGGAATTCTTGCTTAAGTCAATAAAAGTGCTACATCTCAACAAACATATAGTGTAATTTATAACTTAGAAAATTAGGATCGTTCCTAGATTGAGCTACCTATACAGCAGAGTATGACCAATAGTGAATAATATTcacaaaaatgtaaattttgcaatttctaaaattttagcaaattttgaaaataattatgaaattacctagaatgaataTCCATACTCTTTTAAgtcacacatacataaatattgttTGTGTATTCCCGACATATGTTTGAAATGGACCGTTAGTAAGCAAATTACCAACAACGCGTGGAATAAACGAATCGATAAACGACTGAACAACGTAGTTGAATTTTAATGCCTAATTCGAATAACTAATTCAGCAAACAACAAAGGAAGGTCTTACAATGGAACGTTCCTGGAAGTATCCTCTTGGCATGTAGATAGATCTTTATCGTCAATGCCTAGCAAAAcagggtgctacagcagcatgctatggtccagagccattttgtggacttacaaaagcacacaccagggaaactataagtaactgggaaactaaacagttcagacgtcactggattgactgcccagggcaaagacaggccaagctgtttatacttccggcaacgacaGTATCAGCAAActtattaatctaagcagggaggacctaagaactctcactgggtagtATTCGGGAAACtgcagtctacgatatcacctaagtaagttgaATCTaaccgatacccaaatttgtcgttctgtgagctggatgatgaaacgccggctgacattctctgcgaatgcgtcggtCTGGCTAgacagagactatcccatctaggtggtgggactcttaatccctatgtgatatggagtaaaaagcgtgaagaggtacttagatacatcaaaagcctccagatacaaaattaggccgaaaagtcttgcacaatagatctgcacaaaggtcgcagtgcttccagacctattaataataataatcgtTAATACATCAACGACAAAATAGATACCACACGAAACCAATCATCTTTATCCAACCCAACTTCGCTATTTCAATGGGGACAAGCTTGTAAAAGCAGAGCATATCTTGATAAATTTTCCCTTCTTTGATGAGCTTGATCAACGACGAATAGCTTTATTTCTTATTCTTATTGGAAGGACGGTCCACACTCTGCTCTAAGGACAg contains:
- the Mic26-27 gene encoding MICOS complex subunit MIC27, with the protein product MLRKILVTPPTALLFAAAPVKQTDVKQDGNVVDSSKFICKPSDLPLYQSLHEQNRTKDEPHTQQDSAVRQTVEGGVRVVRTQLEDGFNIFAEQKAQLDHYIDTAKAHTQSTIDYLNEPQNVLPRSGAIAVGGLSGFIFAARGGFIKKVLYTAIGAGAVASLCYPREAEVAARDALVQARKGYVIAYNFVKGVKPGDEVTPEPLSKFPTSMRDLKYLFLDLYDEAKEALFGKKQ